The genomic segment TAAACGTTCTTGTAATTTTTCTTTATCATAATCAGATGTTGTAGTTTCCATCTGACCTTTAATTTGGTTGATACGGTTTTTGATGATATCAACTTCACCAGCTCCGCTTACGATAGTTGTATTGTCTTTATCGATAGAAACTCTTTTTGCGTTTCCTAACATTTCGATAGTTGTATTTTCAAGAGTATAACCTCTTTCTTCAGAAATTACAGTACCACCAGTTAAGATTGCAATATCTTCTAACATTGCTTTTCTTCTGTCTCCAAAACCTGGCGCTTTTACAGCAGCAATTTTAAGAGCACCTCTTAATTTATTTACTACAAGTGTAGAAAGAGCTTCTCCGTCAACATCTTCAGCAATAATCAATAATGGCTTACCTGATTGTGCAACTGGCTCTAAAACCGGAAGTAATTCTTTTAAAGAAGAAACTTTTTTGTCATATAATAAGATGTATGGAGAGTCTAATTCAACTTCCATTTTCTCTGGATTTGTTACGAAGTATGGAGAAAGATATCCTCTGTCGAACTGCATACCTTCAACAACATCTACAAAAGTATCAGTTCCTTTAGCTTCTTCAACAGTGATTACACCTTCTTTACCTACTTTTGCGAAAGCAGTAGCGATTAACTCACCAATAACTTCGTCGTTATTTGCAGAGATAGAAGCAATTTGTTTGATTTTATCAGAATCACTTCCCACAACTTTAGCTTGTTTAGATAAGTCAGCCACGATAGCTTCAACAGCTTTATCAATTCCACGTTTTAAGTCCATTGGATTTGCACCAGCAGCAACGTTTTTAAGACCTTCTTTCACAATAGCCTGAGCCAAAACTGTAGCAGTTGTAGTTCCGTCTCCTGCTAAATCATTGGTTTTAGAAGCAACTTCTTTCACCATTTGCGCACCCATATTTTCTAATGCGTCTTTTAATTCGATTTCTTTTGCAACCGAAACACCATCTTTAGTAACTGTTGGTCCACCAAATGATTTTCCGATAATTACATTACGACCTTTTGGTCCAAGTGTTACTTTTACCGCATTTGCTAATGCATCAACACCACGTTTTAATCCGTCACGTGCTTCAATATCAAATTTTATATCTTTTGCCATTTTTTTGTTATTTGCTTTAGGCAGTAGGCTTTAAGCTTTAGGCTTTTCTACTGCTGGTTAGTAATTTTTTTATTGCTTTTATTTGCTTTAGGCAATAGGCTGTAAGCTTTAGGCTTTTTGAAAAGCGTATTGCTTAAAGCTTACAGCCTATTGCTGTATAAGCACTTGTTTTAATTTATAAATTTTGCTTTTTATGCTGTTGATTTTTTCTATTTGATTTTCTGCAATTTCTTTATTTAGATATTGTAGATCTTTAGCTAAAATCAAAAGGTATTCTGTTTCATTGGCAGAACCCAAAGCAATGTTGAGAAATTGATTAAATTCTTTGTCGCTATTTCTTCCGCATCCTTCACTAATATTAGTTGGAATTGAAGATGATGCCCTTCTTATTTGACTTGTTAGTCCATAAAGTTCTTCTTTTGGAAAATAAGAAGTCAATTTATAGATTTCTAAAGTAAAAGAATGACTTAGCTGCCAAATATCATATTTTTTAAAATCTCTCATTTTTTGAGGCTTTAAGCTTTAGGCAGTAGGCTTTAAGCTTTTCAGGAAAGCCTATAGCTTACGGCTTACGGCTTACAGCAATCTTTAGATAATCGCTAAAATATCATCCTCGCGCATGATTAAATAATCAGTGCCTTCTAATTTTAGCTCAGTACCTGCATATTTTCCGTAAAGAACAGTATCGCCAACTTTTACAGTCATAGTATGATCTTTAGTTCCGTTTCCTACTGCAACTACAGTTCCTTTTTGTGGTTTTTCTTTGGCAGTATCCGGAATAAAAATTCCTGAAGCAGTTTTCGTTTCAGCTGCTACAGGCTCAATAAGTACGCGGTCAGAAAGCGGTTTAATGTTTAAAGCCATGATTTTATATTATTATAAGTTATACGTTTTTTAATGTTCTATAAACTTTCAGAAATTGTGCCATGCTGGTAAAACTGACATTATTTCTTAAAAAAAATGCCAGCTTTGACAGGCTGGCATTTTAATTTATATTTAAAATATTATTTTGCTGCTGGTGCTGCCGGAGCAGGAGTTTGTTGAGCTGGCGCAACAGGTGTAGTTGCAGGCGCTTCTGTTTTATCGATAATTTTAGAAGTTTTATCACCTAAAGCTCCAGTGAAGCTTAAGCTAGAAAGTAAAATTAAAGAAATCAAAATAGTAGCTAGTGTCCAAGTACTTTTGTCTAAAAAGTCAGTTGTTTTTTGTACACCACCTAACATTTGAGTTCCACTGATAGTAGAAGATAATCCGCCTCCTTTAGGGTTTTGTACCATAATCACTACGATCAATAGAAAGCAAACTATTGTGATTAAAACTAAGAAAATTGTAAATGTGCTCATTGTATTAATTGTTATTGTTATTTTGTTGTAAAATCTTTATATCCGAAATGCGGTCTGCAAAGAAACTAATTTTTTCTGGATATTTCAAAATTAATATTTCATATGCTTGTATGGCCTTCGTATATTTCTTTTGTTCCAGATATACACGGGCTAAAGTCTCCGTCATTAAGTATGAATTCTCCTCTTCATTTATATTAAATTGTATAGGAGGATTTGCCATTGTTGGTTTTATTGGAGAAATTTTTGGATTTGCTTCAATAAATCTGTCAATTATTTCTGCCTTTTTCTTCTTTTCTTCCTCCGGCGAAACGGTTTCAGTAATTTTTATTGTTTTTTTTTCACCGTTTTCTGTTTCGTTTGAAACTTCATTAGATCGGTCAATTGGTTCAGCTCTTGATAATTGAAGCCATTCCTGAAATGAATGTTTTTCGTTGAAAGAAAAATCGATTGGTTTTCCTATTTCTAAATTTTCCTCTGCTTCTTTTACATCCTGCGGAATTTCGATTTCTGGTATTTCTGTTTCAGCAGCTGTTTTTTCTATAATTTCTTCAACAGCTATTGGTTCTTCAATAATTGCATTTTCTTCTGCAGCTGGAGTTTTCTCAAAAGTAACGGATGAAGCCTCTTTAATAGAAACTAAAATTGATTCCTCGATTGGGTCAACCTGTACTTCCGGAATTTCATCATCTACAAATTCATCAAAAAAAGTAGCTTTTACAACTGGTCTTTCAATAATTGAATCTGCAGCAGGTTCTTCAGCTTTTGCAGTTTCTTTAAAAGTATTTAAAATTTCTTCATCGCTGGGAGCTGCGATAGATTCTTCTATTTCAGGTTTAATTTCTTCTGTTTCAGATTCAGTTACTTCTTTAAACGTATTCAATATTTCTTCTTCGCTAGGGGTAAGAACT from the Flavobacterium sp. genome contains:
- the secG gene encoding preprotein translocase subunit SecG, with translation MSTFTIFLVLITIVCFLLIVVIMVQNPKGGGLSSTISGTQMLGGVQKTTDFLDKSTWTLATILISLILLSSLSFTGALGDKTSKIIDKTEAPATTPVAPAQQTPAPAAPAAK
- a CDS encoding four helix bundle protein; its protein translation is MRDFKKYDIWQLSHSFTLEIYKLTSYFPKEELYGLTSQIRRASSSIPTNISEGCGRNSDKEFNQFLNIALGSANETEYLLILAKDLQYLNKEIAENQIEKINSIKSKIYKLKQVLIQQ
- the groL gene encoding chaperonin GroEL (60 kDa chaperone family; promotes refolding of misfolded polypeptides especially under stressful conditions; forms two stacked rings of heptamers to form a barrel-shaped 14mer; ends can be capped by GroES; misfolded proteins enter the barrel where they are refolded when GroES binds), with protein sequence MAKDIKFDIEARDGLKRGVDALANAVKVTLGPKGRNVIIGKSFGGPTVTKDGVSVAKEIELKDALENMGAQMVKEVASKTNDLAGDGTTTATVLAQAIVKEGLKNVAAGANPMDLKRGIDKAVEAIVADLSKQAKVVGSDSDKIKQIASISANNDEVIGELIATAFAKVGKEGVITVEEAKGTDTFVDVVEGMQFDRGYLSPYFVTNPEKMEVELDSPYILLYDKKVSSLKELLPVLEPVAQSGKPLLIIAEDVDGEALSTLVVNKLRGALKIAAVKAPGFGDRRKAMLEDIAILTGGTVISEERGYTLENTTIEMLGNAKRVSIDKDNTTIVSGAGEVDIIKNRINQIKGQMETTTSDYDKEKLQERLAKLAGGVAVLYVGAASEVEMKEKKDRVDDALHATRAAVEEGIVAGGGVALLRAKAVLADLKADNADEATGIQIVSRAVESPLRTIVENAGLEGSVVVAKVSEGSGDFGYNAKTDEYVDMLTAGIIDPKKVTRVALENAASVSGMILTTECALIDIKEENAGGGMPMGGGMPGMM
- a CDS encoding co-chaperone GroES produces the protein MALNIKPLSDRVLIEPVAAETKTASGIFIPDTAKEKPQKGTVVAVGNGTKDHTMTVKVGDTVLYGKYAGTELKLEGTDYLIMREDDILAII